A window of Blastomonas sp. SL216 contains these coding sequences:
- a CDS encoding bile acid:sodium symporter: protein MTYADLMALLGNWLLPGSLIAIMASMGLSLTADDFRQVFRNRRALIFGVCSMLIVPPAIGVTLALTVTPTAALAVGFVLLATTPGGMLSNLFTDMAKGDLALSMSMTLILSMIYIFVVPFYAHFALLHFMGLEADVNVPLASFFWDIFSITVLPAATGFAVRAWQPAFALWFKRYLKNIATIVLFSSFAVILYDQVPVLRENLGALFWITVALNVIMVAVVMTIVRFAGFTHRENVAIGIEHLMRQEGTAIFIAVSIVGNNEMSLPMIMNTPVALCVVLLFVAVARRRAPLPDARHAAI, encoded by the coding sequence ATGACCTATGCTGATCTGATGGCCCTGCTGGGCAACTGGCTGTTGCCCGGCTCGCTGATCGCGATCATGGCCTCGATGGGCCTGTCGCTGACCGCGGACGATTTCCGCCAGGTGTTCCGCAATCGCCGCGCGCTGATCTTCGGGGTGTGCTCGATGCTGATCGTGCCGCCCGCCATCGGCGTCACGCTGGCGTTGACGGTCACGCCGACGGCGGCGCTGGCGGTCGGCTTCGTGCTGCTGGCGACCACGCCGGGCGGCATGCTGTCCAACCTGTTCACCGATATGGCCAAGGGCGATCTGGCGCTGTCGATGTCGATGACGCTGATCCTCAGCATGATCTACATTTTCGTCGTGCCGTTTTACGCGCACTTCGCGTTGCTGCACTTCATGGGGCTGGAAGCGGACGTGAACGTCCCGCTCGCCTCGTTCTTCTGGGATATTTTCTCGATCACCGTGCTGCCAGCGGCGACCGGCTTTGCGGTGCGCGCCTGGCAGCCTGCCTTCGCGCTGTGGTTCAAGCGCTATCTCAAGAACATCGCGACCATCGTGCTCTTCAGCTCGTTTGCCGTGATCCTCTACGATCAGGTGCCGGTGCTGCGCGAAAATCTGGGCGCGCTGTTCTGGATCACCGTGGCGCTCAATGTGATCATGGTCGCGGTGGTGATGACCATCGTGCGCTTTGCAGGCTTCACCCATCGGGAGAATGTCGCGATCGGCATCGAGCATCTGATGCGCCAGGAAGGCACGGCCATTTTCATCGCCGTGTCGATCGTCGGCAATAACGAGATGTCGCTGCCGATGATCATGAACACCCCCGTCGCGCTGTGCGTCGTGCTGCTGTTTGTCGCGGTCGCGCGGCGCAGGGCACCGCTGCCGGACGCCCGGCACGCCGCCATCTGA
- a CDS encoding DUF3830 family protein: MRIIRLVEPQSGLSARCRLLDDAAPISAAFLWDLAERKAGFEAIHAIWTGPEISVPMPASTLPEGMAHPAIPPENATSYPDAGDIVLAYLAAGSTRGLPPGDFYDIGLFYGSGGRLLMPFGWIQANVCARILDEDLAKAQADCRTIRRNGACTLSLEIA; the protein is encoded by the coding sequence ATGCGCATCATCAGACTGGTAGAGCCGCAGTCGGGACTTTCTGCCCGGTGTCGTCTGCTCGACGACGCCGCGCCGATATCGGCCGCATTCCTGTGGGATCTGGCCGAGCGCAAGGCCGGGTTCGAGGCGATCCACGCGATCTGGACCGGGCCGGAAATCTCGGTGCCGATGCCCGCGAGCACGCTGCCCGAAGGCATGGCGCATCCGGCGATCCCGCCGGAAAACGCCACCTCCTATCCCGATGCGGGCGATATCGTGCTCGCCTATCTCGCGGCTGGCAGCACCAGGGGCCTGCCGCCGGGGGACTTCTACGATATCGGCCTGTTCTACGGTTCCGGCGGCCGCCTGCTGATGCCCTTTGGCTGGATCCAGGCGAATGTCTGCGCGCGCATCCTGGATGAAGACCTCGCCAAGGCGCAGGCCGATTGCCGGACCATTCGCCGCAACGGTGCCTGCACCCTGTCGCTCGAAATCGCCTGA
- a CDS encoding DUF885 family protein: MLRKVLLGITGGVLLASAQGALAQAEVQQLGADFWAWRATTQPATSDDIPRIVRPQGWTPDWSPGAVAEQRKTLAQFEAQWKALAAKPGTVSEKVDYRLVGSALARVHWELDHVAAWRRQPHFYVAQALNPVFETLLPPPPVEAARVDQVIRLLDNAPAVLAAGQANLDDMRGPFVDAALAQIAIVPDSLRGMARGLAPHASGAQRKLLDAAVDKAIKAFAAYASYLQVRRATLPDQTAVGAESYRYFLGNVALYPYTPEQLAQMGRQEWTRSVLFEELERNRNAGLAELPIGASIDAVVAKLASDERDIRAFLKDKQLLTVPDWAGHYNALPFPAYLAPIGWLGRTFDLTDRTRVGQNATVYLPDPSPNLGYFNLSIARDPRPIIVHEGVPGHFFQLTLGWKHPNPLRRHYYDSGANEGTGFYAEEMMLQAGLWDDAPKSREIIYNFARLRALRVEVDVKLATGTFTIDQAADYLQAMVPMDRETAHEEAVFFAASPGQAISYQIGKIQTTEFLAEARVREGKAFDLKRFHDFLWLNGNVPIALQKEEYLAMVAGK; encoded by the coding sequence ATGTTGAGGAAAGTCCTTCTGGGGATCACCGGCGGCGTCCTGCTTGCATCGGCCCAGGGCGCCTTGGCCCAGGCAGAGGTGCAGCAGCTGGGTGCCGATTTCTGGGCGTGGCGCGCTACCACCCAGCCGGCAACGAGCGACGACATTCCGCGCATCGTGCGCCCGCAGGGCTGGACCCCCGATTGGTCGCCGGGGGCCGTTGCCGAGCAGCGCAAGACGCTGGCCCAGTTCGAGGCGCAATGGAAGGCGCTGGCCGCCAAGCCCGGCACCGTCAGCGAAAAGGTCGATTATCGGCTGGTCGGTTCGGCGCTGGCGCGGGTACACTGGGAGCTCGATCATGTCGCCGCCTGGCGACGCCAGCCGCATTTCTATGTCGCCCAGGCGCTGAACCCGGTGTTCGAGACATTGCTGCCGCCGCCGCCGGTCGAAGCGGCGCGGGTGGATCAGGTCATCCGGCTGCTCGACAATGCGCCAGCCGTGCTCGCCGCCGGCCAGGCCAATCTCGACGACATGCGCGGCCCGTTTGTCGATGCCGCGCTGGCCCAGATCGCGATCGTGCCCGACAGCCTGCGCGGCATGGCGCGCGGCCTTGCACCGCATGCCAGTGGCGCGCAGCGCAAGCTGCTGGACGCTGCAGTCGACAAGGCGATCAAGGCCTTCGCTGCCTATGCCAGCTATCTGCAAGTTCGCCGCGCTACGCTGCCCGATCAGACTGCGGTTGGGGCGGAAAGCTATCGCTATTTCCTCGGCAACGTCGCGCTCTACCCCTATACGCCCGAGCAACTGGCGCAGATGGGGCGGCAGGAATGGACGCGTTCGGTGCTGTTCGAAGAGCTTGAACGCAACCGCAATGCGGGGCTGGCCGAACTGCCGATCGGCGCATCGATCGATGCCGTGGTCGCGAAGCTGGCATCGGACGAACGCGATATCCGCGCCTTCCTGAAGGACAAGCAGCTGCTGACCGTGCCCGATTGGGCCGGCCATTACAACGCGCTGCCATTCCCGGCCTATCTTGCGCCGATCGGCTGGCTGGGGCGTACGTTCGACCTGACCGACCGCACCCGGGTGGGCCAGAATGCGACGGTCTATCTGCCCGATCCCTCGCCGAACCTTGGCTATTTCAACCTTTCGATCGCGCGCGATCCCAGGCCGATCATCGTGCATGAAGGCGTGCCCGGCCATTTCTTCCAGCTCACTCTGGGGTGGAAGCATCCCAATCCGCTGCGCCGCCATTATTACGACAGCGGTGCCAATGAGGGCACGGGCTTCTATGCCGAAGAGATGATGCTGCAGGCCGGGCTGTGGGACGATGCGCCCAAGTCGCGCGAGATCATCTACAATTTCGCGCGGCTGCGCGCGCTGCGGGTCGAGGTCGATGTGAAGCTCGCGACCGGCACGTTCACCATCGATCAGGCGGCCGATTATCTGCAGGCGATGGTCCCGATGGACCGCGAGACCGCGCACGAGGAGGCGGTGTTCTTCGCCGCGTCGCCCGGTCAGGCGATCAGCTATCAGATCGGCAAGATCCAGACGACCGAGTTTCTGGCCGAGGCGCGCGTGCGCGAAGGCAAGGCGTTCGATCTGAAGCGGTTTCACGACTTCCTGTGGCTGAACGGCAATGTGCCGATCGCGCTGCAGAAGGAAGAATATCTCGCCATGGTCGCAGGGAAATAG
- a CDS encoding prolyl oligopeptidase family serine peptidase: protein MKRMGALRSAMAVAALLMSSSAMAQDRPWPHAPVHGGSDVAGTSLSIDELYQPKSLIGTSPEGYSWSRDGGTVLFLWNDEGFSYRDIWSYSVKTGKKTQLTFLGRDSKPEAEQKGIAQAVALDGGRVAFTLGGALHIRSADGTIAKVESDKQAIRRLAVSPDGRSLAFIAGNPGDARNRVTMGGVLWTRDLAATEDKAARRVVGSDDPKIYIDDYQWSADGKAIVFQQSDDRAMAERDIFYHAKGELQNNRVVRAFPGEETTRATVGLVDLASGTTRMFERPDAKHHIWGFGLSSDCKRVFVSGSDMEAKEHSIYVFDAATGARETFYQLREPKHLRTDWQVAWAPGDDGLIILTDRDGWLHLYHQRAAGEKPRQISSGSWEIAEFDIDHARRQIYFTANKSYLSDRQIYRVPLAGGAVQQVSGKAAGTHEPVYSPDFRHIADWYSNDTTPPEMFVIDAASPAKVAKVTQSPQPGFYKQTWANIGYAEFPSHVDGVNLVARISLPANYDPARKYPVIVGSVYSDAVRNQWGGRRAHPTWGLDQYFVAQGYIVLNVNVRGSWGQGRDHNQTQLHSYGETDINDLESGVRFLIDKGYADPRRIGIWGSSYGGLMTIMSLSKKPGVYAAGIAGAPATNVWHAYPAQMWIMGPPDGPDMPGRYEAQSALYQAKGIKDPLMIIHGTRDPVVLYSDTIALAEQMIDREQMFELVTLPGGNHAWASDNLRQARFSFKKMAEFFDRNVKNRK from the coding sequence ATGAAGCGGATGGGTGCGTTGCGGTCGGCCATGGCAGTGGCGGCCTTGCTGATGTCGTCTTCGGCGATGGCGCAGGATCGGCCCTGGCCGCATGCGCCGGTGCATGGCGGATCTGATGTCGCGGGCACCTCGCTGTCGATCGATGAACTCTATCAGCCCAAGAGCCTGATCGGGACCTCGCCCGAAGGCTATAGCTGGTCGCGCGATGGCGGCACCGTGCTGTTCCTGTGGAATGACGAAGGCTTTAGCTATCGCGATATCTGGTCCTATTCGGTCAAGACCGGCAAGAAGACGCAGCTGACCTTTCTGGGTCGAGACAGCAAGCCCGAGGCAGAGCAGAAGGGCATTGCCCAGGCGGTTGCGCTCGATGGCGGACGCGTCGCGTTCACGCTGGGCGGCGCGCTGCACATCCGCAGCGCCGATGGCACCATCGCCAAGGTGGAAAGCGACAAGCAGGCGATCCGCAGGCTGGCTGTCTCGCCCGATGGCCGCAGCCTGGCGTTCATCGCGGGCAATCCCGGCGACGCCCGCAACCGGGTGACCATGGGCGGCGTGCTGTGGACGCGCGATCTGGCGGCGACCGAGGACAAGGCCGCGCGCCGCGTCGTCGGCAGCGACGATCCGAAAATCTATATCGACGACTATCAATGGTCGGCCGACGGCAAGGCGATTGTCTTCCAGCAGTCGGACGACCGCGCCATGGCCGAGCGCGACATCTTCTATCACGCCAAGGGCGAGCTGCAGAACAACCGCGTCGTGCGCGCCTTTCCCGGCGAAGAAACGACCAGGGCAACCGTCGGCCTGGTCGATCTGGCATCGGGCACCACCCGGATGTTCGAACGGCCCGATGCGAAGCATCACATCTGGGGCTTCGGCCTGTCGAGCGATTGCAAGCGGGTGTTCGTCAGCGGATCGGACATGGAGGCCAAGGAGCACAGCATCTATGTGTTCGATGCGGCGACCGGTGCCCGTGAAACCTTTTATCAGCTGCGAGAGCCGAAGCATCTGCGGACCGACTGGCAGGTCGCCTGGGCTCCCGGTGACGACGGCCTGATCATCCTGACCGACCGCGATGGCTGGTTGCATCTCTACCACCAGCGCGCCGCCGGAGAAAAGCCGCGCCAGATCAGCAGCGGGTCATGGGAAATTGCCGAGTTCGATATCGACCATGCGCGCCGGCAGATCTATTTTACCGCCAACAAAAGCTATCTGTCGGACCGGCAGATCTATCGCGTTCCCCTGGCGGGCGGCGCGGTGCAGCAGGTCAGCGGCAAGGCTGCAGGCACGCACGAGCCGGTCTATTCGCCGGATTTCAGGCATATCGCCGACTGGTACAGCAACGACACCACCCCGCCCGAGATGTTCGTCATCGATGCGGCCAGCCCCGCCAAGGTCGCCAAGGTCACCCAATCGCCGCAGCCGGGCTTCTACAAGCAGACCTGGGCGAATATCGGCTATGCCGAGTTTCCCAGCCATGTCGATGGCGTGAACCTGGTCGCGCGGATCAGCCTGCCGGCCAATTATGATCCGGCCAGGAAATATCCGGTGATCGTCGGGTCGGTCTATTCGGATGCGGTGCGCAACCAATGGGGCGGCAGGCGTGCGCACCCGACCTGGGGGCTCGACCAGTATTTCGTCGCGCAGGGCTATATCGTCCTCAATGTCAACGTTCGCGGTTCCTGGGGGCAGGGGCGCGACCACAACCAGACCCAGCTGCACAGCTATGGCGAGACCGATATCAACGATCTGGAAAGCGGCGTCCGCTTCCTCATCGACAAGGGCTATGCCGACCCCAGGCGCATCGGCATCTGGGGGTCAAGCTATGGCGGCCTGATGACGATCATGTCGCTGTCGAAAAAGCCGGGCGTCTATGCTGCGGGCATCGCGGGCGCGCCCGCCACCAATGTGTGGCACGCCTACCCGGCGCAGATGTGGATCATGGGGCCGCCCGACGGACCGGACATGCCCGGACGCTACGAGGCGCAGTCGGCGCTCTATCAGGCCAAGGGCATCAAGGACCCGCTGATGATCATCCACGGCACGCGCGATCCGGTGGTGCTCTATTCTGACACCATTGCGCTGGCCGAGCAGATGATCGACCGCGAGCAGATGTTCGAGCTGGTGACGCTGCCCGGCGGCAACCATGCCTGGGCCAGCGACAACCTGCGCCAGGCTCGTTTCTCGTTCAAGAAGATGGCAGAGTTCTTTGACCGCAACGTCAAGAACAGGAAGTAG
- a CDS encoding TonB-dependent receptor — protein sequence MLTTAMTGAAFAQDQAEGEAGESIVVTGSRIPRPDVESNSPVNVIGEEEIKLSVTVESEQLLNALPQAVAGAGAQSNSGNLSATVNLRGLGAVRTLVLQNGRRIVGASQDGVVDLNLLPPSLVARVEVVTGGASAVYGSDAMAGVVNFVMKDDFEGFEVGGFYGISDEGDAARYNLEFTAGGNFADGRGNIVFHGSYFDRAQLVGARRDHATVFLADAIVNGQPTLVPAGNGVTPQGTIFAPQLVGLRDRSGTAIGTAGIFFAPEGWRAYRASDGFNDRVFTNLQMPMKRLQASVLGHYDINDSVTAFWEGSYVQNKINSTLGAVPMSSSGFIPGFQLDLRNPYLDASLREFLRVNLDQDGNNLVPVNINRRLLDGGNRTSDQTRDFYRIVLGLKGALTDRLNWEIFYNQGENKIVDKQGGGVLIDNFANSFLTNPANPFDCAVADPRCVTINPFGFGSLTPEMLAYISTDLTNITNLKQKQIGASVTGTLFSLPAGDVGISVGAEYRKESSQFDPDQLYVQGKALSRSAGLSPTGGSFDVAELYGEVYVPILADTPGFELLAFEGGARFSDYSTAGKVYSYKIGGEYSPFRGLKFRGLYQRAVRAPNVVELFSGATNTAPQALDFCNADAGRTTAERDFCVNALGVPASVINVFQQENQQIRAVTGGNPNLQEETSDTWSVGAVIRPDFIPNLQLTIDYYNIKIDDAIGSFGGGLQSVINACNANLSLTNIFCQPLRNRTPDGQLIDVPLLNANIAKLETSGVDFRLDYRYQLREGSSLNYFIAGSYLIEAITQGSPVAAPVDCAGYIGGGSCTTANPTWRITQRLTWDVDNFQISLRHRFLQSTKDGRIAGAIASGTPRPLLARPETGDVHYFDLSANLNVTEKFRFFASIDNLLDRDPPFYLFERETFDAIGRRFTVGFTANF from the coding sequence TTGCTGACCACAGCAATGACGGGCGCTGCGTTCGCGCAGGACCAGGCCGAAGGCGAGGCGGGCGAATCGATCGTGGTCACCGGATCGCGCATCCCGCGTCCCGATGTCGAATCGAACAGCCCGGTCAACGTGATCGGCGAAGAGGAAATCAAGCTTTCCGTCACCGTCGAGAGCGAGCAGCTGCTCAACGCGCTGCCCCAGGCCGTGGCCGGTGCCGGTGCGCAGTCGAACTCGGGCAACCTTTCGGCGACCGTCAACCTGCGCGGTCTTGGCGCGGTGCGCACGCTGGTGCTGCAGAATGGCCGTCGTATCGTCGGCGCGTCGCAGGACGGCGTGGTCGACTTGAACCTGCTGCCGCCCTCGCTGGTGGCGCGGGTCGAAGTCGTGACCGGCGGCGCTTCTGCCGTGTACGGTTCGGACGCGATGGCCGGTGTCGTCAACTTCGTGATGAAGGACGATTTCGAAGGCTTCGAAGTCGGCGGCTTCTATGGCATCAGCGATGAAGGCGATGCCGCGCGCTACAATCTGGAATTCACCGCAGGCGGCAATTTCGCCGATGGTCGCGGCAATATCGTCTTCCACGGCAGCTATTTCGACCGTGCCCAGCTGGTTGGTGCGCGGCGCGATCATGCCACCGTCTTCCTGGCCGATGCCATCGTCAACGGCCAGCCGACCCTGGTCCCCGCCGGCAATGGCGTGACGCCGCAGGGCACGATCTTCGCGCCGCAGCTGGTCGGCCTGCGCGACCGCTCGGGAACCGCGATCGGCACCGCCGGCATATTCTTCGCGCCCGAAGGCTGGCGCGCCTATCGCGCCTCGGACGGTTTCAACGACCGCGTCTTCACCAACCTGCAGATGCCGATGAAGCGCTTGCAGGCGTCGGTGCTGGGGCATTACGACATCAACGATTCGGTCACCGCGTTCTGGGAAGGCTCGTACGTCCAGAACAAGATCAACTCGACCTTGGGTGCGGTACCGATGAGCAGCTCGGGCTTCATCCCCGGCTTCCAGCTCGATCTGCGCAACCCCTATCTGGATGCCAGCCTGCGCGAATTCCTGCGGGTGAACCTGGACCAGGACGGCAACAATCTGGTGCCGGTCAACATCAACCGCCGCCTGCTCGATGGCGGCAACCGGACCAGCGACCAGACCCGCGATTTCTATCGCATCGTGCTGGGGCTGAAGGGTGCGCTGACCGACCGGCTCAACTGGGAAATCTTCTACAACCAGGGTGAGAACAAGATTGTCGACAAGCAGGGCGGCGGCGTTCTGATCGACAATTTCGCCAACAGCTTCCTCACCAACCCGGCCAATCCGTTCGATTGCGCCGTGGCCGATCCCCGCTGCGTCACCATCAATCCGTTCGGCTTCGGATCGCTGACGCCCGAGATGCTGGCCTATATCTCGACTGACCTGACGAACATCACCAACCTCAAGCAGAAGCAGATCGGTGCGAGTGTCACCGGCACCCTGTTCTCGCTGCCGGCGGGCGATGTCGGCATCTCGGTGGGTGCGGAATATCGCAAGGAAAGCTCGCAGTTCGATCCCGACCAGCTTTATGTCCAGGGCAAGGCGCTGTCGCGTTCGGCAGGTCTCAGCCCCACCGGCGGCTCGTTCGACGTGGCCGAGCTGTACGGCGAAGTCTATGTGCCGATCCTCGCCGACACGCCGGGCTTCGAGCTGCTGGCGTTCGAAGGCGGTGCGCGCTTCTCTGACTATTCGACGGCCGGCAAGGTCTATTCGTACAAGATCGGCGGCGAATATTCGCCGTTCCGTGGCCTGAAGTTCCGCGGCCTCTACCAGCGTGCGGTGCGTGCACCGAACGTGGTCGAGCTGTTCTCCGGCGCGACCAACACCGCACCCCAGGCGCTCGATTTCTGTAACGCCGATGCGGGCCGCACCACGGCAGAGCGCGACTTCTGCGTCAACGCGCTGGGCGTTCCGGCCAGCGTCATCAACGTGTTCCAGCAGGAAAACCAGCAGATCCGCGCCGTCACTGGCGGCAACCCGAACCTGCAGGAAGAAACGTCGGACACCTGGTCGGTCGGCGCGGTGATCCGCCCCGATTTCATCCCCAACCTTCAGCTGACGATCGACTATTACAACATCAAGATCGACGATGCGATCGGGTCGTTCGGCGGCGGTCTGCAGTCGGTGATCAATGCGTGCAACGCCAATCTGTCGCTGACCAACATCTTCTGCCAGCCGCTGCGCAATCGCACGCCCGACGGCCAGCTGATCGATGTGCCGCTGCTCAACGCCAATATCGCCAAGCTGGAAACCTCGGGCGTCGATTTCCGTCTCGACTATCGCTACCAGCTGCGGGAAGGCAGCAGCCTCAATTACTTCATTGCGGGCAGCTATCTGATCGAGGCGATCACGCAGGGCAGCCCGGTGGCCGCTCCTGTCGACTGTGCCGGCTATATCGGCGGCGGCAGCTGCACGACGGCCAACCCGACCTGGCGGATCACGCAGCGCCTGACCTGGGATGTGGACAATTTCCAGATCTCGCTGCGTCACCGCTTCCTGCAATCGACCAAGGATGGTCGCATTGCCGGAGCGATCGCATCGGGCACGCCGCGTCCGCTGCTGGCGCGGCCCGAGACGGGCGACGTCCATTATTTCGATCTCAGCGCCAATCTCAACGTGACCGAGAAGTTCCGGTTCTTCGCCTCGATCGACAATCTGCTCGATCGCGACCCGCCCTTCTATCTGTTCGAGCGTGAGACGTTCGACGCGATCGGACGGCGTTTCACGGTGGGCTTCACCGCCAACTTTTGA
- a CDS encoding DUF885 family protein → MRMVSLATLAMLIAAPCAPALAQAAPAAPIERSVGPPQGSAAYAELVTLFTQFNEWKSPKPVNGIVDYSPATVARRRAELAAFQAKLPGFGVAGWDRHQQVDYLAVRAQMDLQDFTLNITKPWARDPGMYVDELQRLAYSDLPLDGAQRSAFQARLKTIPAYLQQARINLDSVAADYADLAIHSLSNGDGVGHGMPYRAVEPAGLIGWFADLRARAESQQPELLPDIDAAQQAIAGFRDWLVTERPGMTAAAGVGKPAYDWFLHHVRLMPYTSDDIVTLAERELERHWANYTTERHRNRNLPELQLPGSGEEYEAQLAGTDAKIRAWLKDEEIITIPDYIPGTYQEVGFNAPWVVRPKGPMFWEQVQFRDASPDHLHATFPGHRFDGMTGQRVTHPIRRHISDSGRTEGWGFYLEEAALQLGLFDDRPRTRELIYIFGLFRAARTIGDVKMQRNEMTVGQAMAFWKEWTPYLDDDVARVDAGIYIRRPPGYGMTYTIGAMQLQKMMVDRKRQLGDAFSIRDFHDYLMNTGRLPVSLLRYDLTGHDDEIGKLWRHVPLAQAMAGTGKGTPSGQ, encoded by the coding sequence ATGCGGATGGTATCGCTTGCAACACTGGCCATGCTGATCGCGGCGCCCTGCGCGCCTGCCCTTGCCCAAGCGGCGCCTGCCGCGCCGATCGAACGCTCGGTCGGTCCGCCCCAGGGCAGCGCCGCCTATGCAGAGCTCGTCACCCTGTTCACCCAGTTCAACGAATGGAAATCGCCCAAGCCGGTCAACGGCATCGTCGACTACAGCCCCGCGACGGTCGCCCGCCGCCGCGCCGAGCTCGCTGCGTTTCAGGCAAAGCTTCCGGGCTTTGGCGTCGCTGGCTGGGACCGGCACCAGCAGGTCGATTATCTGGCGGTGCGCGCGCAGATGGACCTGCAGGATTTCACCCTCAACATCACCAAGCCCTGGGCGCGCGATCCCGGAATGTATGTCGATGAGCTGCAGCGGCTGGCCTATTCCGATCTTCCGCTCGATGGCGCGCAGCGCAGCGCTTTCCAGGCGCGGCTGAAGACCATCCCCGCCTATCTGCAACAGGCCCGGATCAATCTTGATTCGGTCGCTGCCGATTATGCCGATCTTGCCATCCACAGCCTGTCGAACGGTGACGGCGTGGGGCACGGCATGCCCTATCGTGCAGTCGAACCCGCCGGGCTGATCGGCTGGTTTGCCGATCTGCGCGCCCGTGCCGAGAGCCAGCAGCCCGAATTGCTGCCCGATATCGATGCCGCGCAACAGGCGATCGCGGGCTTTCGCGACTGGCTGGTGACCGAGCGGCCCGGCATGACCGCAGCGGCAGGTGTCGGCAAGCCCGCCTATGACTGGTTTCTGCACCATGTCCGGCTGATGCCCTATACGTCGGACGATATCGTCACCCTGGCCGAGCGCGAGCTGGAGCGGCACTGGGCCAATTACACCACCGAACGCCACCGCAACCGCAACCTGCCCGAGCTGCAGTTGCCCGGATCAGGCGAGGAATATGAGGCGCAGCTGGCCGGCACCGATGCCAAGATTCGCGCCTGGCTGAAGGATGAGGAGATCATCACGATTCCCGATTACATCCCCGGTACCTATCAGGAGGTCGGGTTCAACGCCCCCTGGGTGGTGCGCCCGAAGGGCCCGATGTTCTGGGAACAGGTGCAGTTCCGCGACGCCTCACCCGATCATCTGCATGCGACTTTCCCGGGCCATCGCTTTGACGGCATGACCGGCCAGCGCGTGACGCACCCCATCCGCCGCCATATCAGCGACAGCGGGCGCACCGAGGGATGGGGCTTCTATCTGGAGGAAGCCGCGCTGCAGCTGGGGCTGTTCGACGACCGCCCGCGCACCCGCGAGCTCATCTACATTTTCGGCCTGTTCCGCGCGGCGCGGACGATCGGCGATGTGAAGATGCAGCGCAACGAGATGACGGTCGGGCAGGCCATGGCCTTCTGGAAGGAATGGACGCCCTATCTCGACGACGATGTCGCGCGGGTGGATGCGGGCATCTATATCCGCCGCCCGCCCGGCTATGGCATGACCTATACGATCGGGGCGATGCAGCTGCAGAAGATGATGGTCGATCGCAAGCGCCAGCTGGGCGATGCGTTTTCGATCAGGGATTTCCACGATTATCTGATGAACACCGGCCGCCTGCCGGTGTCGCTGCTGCGTTACGACCTGACCGGGCATGATGATGAAATCGGCAAGCTGTGGCGCCATGTCCCGTTGGCCCAGGCGATGGCCGGGACCGGCAAGGGCACGCCATCCGGACAGTGA
- a CDS encoding YaiI/YqxD family protein, producing the protein MMIWVDADACPVKDEVYRVALRHQVAVTIVSNSPIRVPAHPLIARTVVSDGFDAADDWIAERADTASVVITADILLADRCLKQGATVIGPNGKPFTSSSIGSAIAKRAIMADLRAGGDSIGGPPPFGKADRSRFLQSLDEALVRLKRRG; encoded by the coding sequence ATGATGATCTGGGTCGATGCCGATGCCTGTCCGGTCAAGGACGAGGTCTATCGCGTCGCGTTGCGGCACCAGGTGGCGGTGACCATCGTCAGCAACAGCCCGATCCGGGTACCGGCGCATCCGCTGATCGCACGCACGGTGGTCAGCGATGGCTTCGATGCCGCCGATGACTGGATTGCCGAGCGCGCCGACACGGCATCGGTGGTCATCACCGCCGATATCCTGCTGGCCGATCGTTGCCTCAAACAGGGTGCAACCGTCATCGGGCCCAATGGCAAGCCGTTCACCTCCAGCTCGATCGGCAGCGCGATTGCCAAGCGCGCGATCATGGCCGACCTGCGCGCAGGCGGCGACAGCATCGGCGGCCCGCCGCCGTTCGGCAAGGCAGACCGCTCGCGCTTCCTGCAATCGCTCGACGAGGCGCTGGTGCGCCTGAAGCGCCGGGGTTAA